The genomic window TGAAAATCTGCAAACAAGAGGTGGCGGTTTATGTGGATTTGGTTGTACTTCTGGAGGTATTTGTGGTTTAGGTTGTAAAGACTAGTCAATAATAGTTATAGACAGAAACGAATCAATTTCTGTCTATATTTTTTTAAAGGAGGATTGTTATGAGAGTACATTTTATAAAAAGGAAACAGACACATGTAGCTTACTTTCCAGATACATATAGATTCTTCAGTATTAATGATACTGCAGAATCGCTGATACAATCAATATGTGATGAAAAAGAGTTTGAAGAAGTTGAGGATATCCATATTTCAAAAGGAGAATATTTGAATTTTAAAGAACAGATAGAAGGATATTCAAAAAAAAATCCGAGTAAGCTAGACAGTAAACTTGAGAACCAAAGCCCTATTATCTCTGAAAAAGTTCTGTCACGCTTAGCAATAAATATTACTAATTCATGTAATTTAGAGTGTAAGTACTGCTATGCTAATGGTGGAAATTACCATTCGGATGAACATATTATGAAGGAAGAAACATTGAAAACCACATTAGATAAATTTTTTTCTTATTATGATTACATTCAAAATATTCAACTATTCGGTGGGGAGCCTTTAATGTCCATCAGAAACATGGAAATAGTTTGTGATTATGTGAAAAAAATAAACAATACACAAGACAGAAAGACGTCTATTGGTTTAGTTACCAACGGAACATTGATTAATAAAAAATTTATCGATTTAGTAAAAAAACACGACTTATTCGTTACTGTCAGTTTTGATGGTCACAGACTTGTCAACGATATCAATAGAATTTACAGTAATGGTCGAGGAACAAGCCAAGTTATCATCGATAAAGTATCATATCTAAAAAATGAAACAAATCAGCCTGGAACAATTGAAGTTACCTATAATAAAAGTCATACAGATAATAATGTAACTGTGAAGGAGTGTGTCGATACTTGTAATAAGCTATTCGGAGATATTCCAATACATCTCGTACCAGCTGGTGGCACACCAGAAGATAATTTTGTTTTGGATTCTAATACACATCTGATTGATTCTGTTGATGATATCTTTGATGAATGGGATGATGGAATGACATCATATTCATTAATAAACAGAATAGTTCAAGCTCTTGTGTCAAAGCAAGGAAACGACGGATATATTTGCGACGCAGGAATCGGTACTCTGTCAGTCGGAGCTGATGGTGGTATCTATCCTTGTTTCATGTTTACCGATAATAAAGATCATCTTCTTGGAGATATCAATGACGAAGCTCTGCTCAGTTCTAAAAAAGCTTATAACATTCTAACTAATTTAGAAAAGTTTAATAATAAAAAAAAGAATCCTAAGTGTCAAAGCTGTTTTATGAATACTATGTGTAACGGTTGTCTTGGTCTAAACGAACTAAACAGTGGGCAGATTGATAAATTATCAGAAACAGACTGTGATATGCATAAGAAAATGGCAGAACATATTATTGTCAGATTAACTGAAAACATGGAAAAAGCAAATGTTTAAAGGAACTATTTACCTAATTAAGTTTTGTTGGCAGCATGATAAACGCTATATTATCTACTTAGCTGCTATTCAAATTCTTTCTGTTTTAACTTCATTTTTATCATTGATAATTCCAAAATATATTATTGATTGGATTATTGAACCCAAAGAAATACAGGATATTTTATGGTTGATTACTACATTTCTTGTTATCAATCTAATCATGTCATTCTCCTTAAATCTATTACAACAACAAATTTTTTCAAAAAAAATTAAGTTGTTTAATATCTTTCAGATTGAAATAAACACAAAAATGATTCTTGCTGATTATGAGGAATTGGAGAGTAAAGAATTTTTAAACTTAAAAGAAAAAGCATACAAATTTATGTATTCCGATGGACAAGGATTTGGTCAATCGGTAGAAACTTTCTTTTCAACAATAGGAAATTTTCTTTATCTTCTTACGTTAATTGGTTTAGTTGCACAATTAGGCATCAGCATATTTTTACTAATAGCAAGTATCACATCGTTTATTCTAATTTTTGAAGTGCGGGCTAAGAGAAAGAACACTTATATTCAACTAGAAAAAGTAAATTTTGAACGTCGGGGGATGTACTATTCTCAAATAATGTCTGATTATTCATTTGGTAAAGATATAAGAATTGATAACCTAGGAAAATGGTTGATGGGTAAATTTAAGTATCAACTAGATGTTAATGAGAAATTTTATAAAGAGATGGGGAAAAACATTACATTTTCATCAAACCTTACTGCCTGTATGCAATTTCTGCAACAAATAATTCTATATATCATTCTAATAAACAGAATTTCAAAAAAGATATTAAGCATTGGCGATTTCTCTATGTATTTAAATGCGGTCTCCAATTTCTCTTCCACAATAAAATCGATCATGAGCAATATTATAGACTTGCAACAATACAATATATATTTTTCTGAGTTTATAAAGTTTAGCGAGCTCAAACAAGAGATGCGTATAGGTAAGATTCCATTTAAAAAAGATGAATCAACATTGGTAGTTGAATTTCAAAATGTTTCTTTCAAATACAAAAATCAAAAAGAGTATGCTTTAAAAAATATATCTTTTATAACAAAAAATATAACAAAAATCGGTTTAGTTGGTGCAAATGGTTCGGGAAAATCTACATTAATCAAACTATTAACTAAATTGTATATGCCATCTGAAGGAAAGATACTGATTAACGGTTTAGATATCCAAGAGATTTCTTATGAAACCTACTCCAAGCTGTTCAGTGTTGTCTATCAAGATTTCAAGTTATTTTCTTTTAGTGTTAAGGATAATATCTGTACCAATCATAAATATATAAAAGAAAACTTTGACAATGCAATTTCTGCAACCTCTGTAAATGACCTGATAGAAGAACTTTGTGAAAAAGAAGAAACTTATATATATAAAGATTTTTCCAATAAATCGTTCTCTCCATCTGGAGGCGAAGCTCAAAAGATTGCTTTTTCAAGGGCTTTATATAAAAATTCTGATATACTAATTCTTGATGAACCTACGGCTGCTCAAGATCCTATTTCAGAAAAAAATATACTTTCTCAAATTGAACAATTATCAAATAGTAAAATGGTCATCCATATATCTCATAAGATGTTAAATTTGAAAGCATGTGATGTCATATTAGTTCTTGAGAAAGGAATCTTAATTGAATATGGTTCACCAGAAGAGTTAAAAAACAGCCCAAAATCACTGTACAATGAATATTTAAATATTCAAAATTCTTAGGAAAGAGGTTATAAAGATGGAGAAGAGATTTGAAGTAGAAAAAGAAAAATCAAGCTTTGGTAGTGATATATTCATCATCACAGATAAGTTAACAGGAGTTCAATATCTACATTTTCGAAATGCTGCAAGCGGAGGATTAACACCTTTGCTAGACTCAAATGGCAAGCCTTTAGTTAGAAATATTCCACCTCAATAATGCCGATTTGTTTTTCAGAAAGGATAGCCGACTTTTTAAATGGAAGAGAATATAAATTAGTATTTTTTTACCTATATAAGATACCCCCAAAAAATCAAATCACTGCGGTAGTGATTTGATTTTTTGGGGGTATTCTTTCCAACTATAACATTATTTGACTCTCTCTAGTACACTATATTAGCTTATTAACAGAATAAATTCTCTTATTTGAAAATCCTATCCTTCAACGTAATATTAGGACACTATTCAATTTTTCTTGTGTCCAATTTTGGTATAATTGAACCAATTGTAACTTAGATAACTATTAATTCCTATATATAAAGAATTCACAAGAGGCTATTTTTTATGTGATACGCACTGGTTTAAAAAAATTATGCTATTTTCTGAGAAATAGTGACACACAATAAATTCAAACTACTCCAAGGCTTGTTTTCATGTGTCTCATTTACTTTTATTGATAGCAGCTCTGTAATGTCTTTTATCATCTACATCAACTAGCAGATTGAGCAGAATTACATAGGACATTCATATTGTCACGCTAACTAATACATTACAACTACTGACAACCATATTATTTTCATAGCAAAAACCTCTTGACCCTTCCTTTAGGGAAGCGGGTATACTTTTTATGTAGCATAATTGAAAGGAGCAATAGACGAATGGATCATTTAATCAAAATAAGGGATGTTTCAAGTAAATATGATGTGACAGCGCGTACCCTGCGCTATTACGAGGATATGGGGCTGTTAGACAGTATTCGAAGCGAGGAGGTTTCTTATCGTCTCTATGACGAGCAGGCAGTGAGACGTCTGGAGCAAATTCTAATTTTGCGTAAATTAAATATCAGTATCAAGGATATCCAACGTATTTTTAAGGCTTCCGGATCGGAAGTCGTACTAGAGGTATTAGGGAAAAAAGTTGATACCATCGATGACGAGGTTGCCTTGCTGCACGAATTGAAGGAAATTGTACTAGACTTTATTAAAGAAATTGAAAAGGTGAACTTTACCGACGATTCAAATATCAAGCAGCTGTATGACAAAGCCAAAGAGATCGAAACACAAGTAACAAATATCGACTACATTGGAAAACCCTCTAACGTCAGTCGCTTGATAGAAATAACGGATAAGCTGGATAAAAAAGTACCGGATGTCATGGTTGTTCGAGTACCGCCCTTCAGAGCAGTTTCTTCTGGCGAACATACTTGGGGAGAAATTTTCACCCCTGGGGGCTATATGTTCCAACTATGGCAATATTTCCATTTGTATCAGCCGATATTCTTCGATTGCCTAGATTTTGCTTTACCTAAGGGTGGAGATAGAGGCGAGATGATTTGTTCGGTGAAAGAGGGTGTGACTGATGCCGATGTCGGTTCGTTCAACATTATTGATTTCCCAGGTGGGTTATATGCGATGGCTGTCAGTATTGATGAGGATGACGAAAGTATCCAAAAAGTGCATGACAAAATTGCGAAATGGGTCGACACCACCAACTTTGTAATTGACGATAGTCGTGATTTTATGTTTAATATGCCTTTCTTGGATGAAGAGAACCAGTACAACAATGACATCGAAAGAGGCCTTGGCTACAAGCAAATGCAGCGTTATGTGCCGATCAAATTAAAAGAAGGTTTCTAGAAAGATGACCGGAAAGCCGCAGACTAAGTCGCTCTTTTGAAAACAAGCAGCCCCGATTGGATGCATGTCGTCCAATCGGGGCTTTCTCTATTTATCGAGCAACTCATTTTCTTCGAACAGGTCGAATATATTTCCAAAATCGTTCCGGATCATGATAAAAGTAAATGATTCTACCAGATGTAGGATCGAACACATAGTCCGTTCCTGAAAAGTCAAAAGCCGCCATGGCTGTTTCCATTTGTTCTTCCACGCTTCGATTTTCCTGTTCATAATCGAATGGGCCATGTTCAAAAACAATATACTCTGCTTCCGGTACATCCATCAGCAGCATCTGCTTTGGAACCGCGCCTTCATAATCAGCAGGAAGGCGTACGCCATAACTCTCAACACGTGGAATATTCCAATCACATAGCCTACCCTCCGGATCAATGATATAGGCCATCACATGTCCACTACCACTGTTGGGTTCACTTCCACCATCATCATCCAAAATTCCCTGAATACTATCCAGCAAACCACAAATCGTATCACAGTCCTGGCCTTCAATCTGACTTTGCTTTTGCCAGAAATCCCAATACCCATTACTCTCTGTGTTCTTCACGTATAAAAACTTGTGTGCAGGAATCGTTACAAAATAACTCTTGATAGCCTCTGTTGACTTTACCATGCCGATCTCTCCCAGTCCTAAAAAGTAGCGGTCGAAAGAATTGATTTTTGTTCGAAGAACGACGGGGTGAGGCTCTTTTCTATAAGCACTCGGATTCGTTCCATACATCCTTTTGAATGCTCTCGTAAAGGCTTCATGTGACGAAAATCCATAATCAAAGGCAATAGCTAAAATGCTTTTCTCGCTATCCCGAACTTCCTTTAGGGCAAATGCTAGTTTTCTGCGGCGCAGGTAATCTCGGAACTGCATCCCGGTTATCTCTTTAAATTTTCTCGTTGTATAAAACTCGGAATAACCCAGCTTGCGAGAAAGAAAGCGTAAGGTCAATGCCTCATCACTATAGTTTTGGATACAACGATCGATTTCATCAACAATCATTTGAATTTGCTTCTGCCACTCGTACATTCTTCCACCTCATTTCAACCACTCTATAGTTAGTATAAACGGCGTGCTACATCACCGCTTGATCCGACTTGCGGTTCGTTTATTTTTCTGATTACCAACTCTCATTGCTCTATACGATATATCACCTCAGCAGCAAGTTATCCATGCTACTTTCTTGTTATTGATGTATCTACTGAACAGATGAGCTCTTTTTCTCTTCTTGACATTCACGTCGCGTCAACGTTTAAACTAACACCCAAGGAGGCGTTAGGAATGAATACAATCAAGATAACAACCGTCGATACACTCTCATTTTACAACAAGTGTGTTCAAGGAAACAGCAATGAAGATGGGTATCGCTACGAATTAATGAAGCCGCTGGAAAAAATGTGGCAGTATTTGAATGCACCAATGACACCAAAAACTCCAGGCGGCTATGATGTGGTGATGGCCTCAGAAATGCTAGGCATCTGGACACCACGAAAAGATGTACGGCTCATTGAAGCCCAGATCGATCCATTGAAGCAAACAGGAATTTTCGAGGAATGCACGAATGTACTCACCACAGGGATTCAGCGTTTCAGTGAAATTGGCTATCCTATTCCTGTTGAAGAATTTACCTTAGCTATTTTGTTGGGCGATCCGGAAAACAAGATACTCATGGCTAGTGAAGGCTATAGCGGCTTTGGCGGCATTCCCGGCTACATGCTACTACTTGTCTTTCCTACTGCTTTCAACAAGACACGATTGAAATCTGCTTTGGCTCACGAGTTCAATCACAATATTCGCTTTACCTACGAGCCGTTTAATCATGGTGATGTAAGCGTAGAAGACTATTTGGTCATTGAAGGCTTGGCTGAGGTCTTTGCGGAGCAGCTTTACGGTATTGAGCAGCGAGGCCCCTGGGTTCAGGACTATGATGAGGAAGAGATGGCGTATACCATTGAAGTGATCAAGGATGGGCGTGAAGCACGTGGTTTCGATCAAGTAGCAGCATATATGTATGGCGATGAAGTCGCACGTGAACAAGGGTATTCACCTGTGGGCTTGTCGAGAAATGCCGGTTACACAATCGGCTATCATATTGTAAAAGAATACTTGAAAAACACGGGTCAAACCATTGAGCAAGCAACATTGACACCTTCTAAGACAATTGTGGAAAAATCGAGAGTTTTTGCCTAACACATTGGAAATCAGTATCTATATTTTTGTCCTGATTATCGTTAAACCTCTTCACTTTCTCCAAGTATAGATTATACTTGATATATAGTACAGAAAACTAGGGATAGGACGATGATAATCAATGAATACAGCGTATAAGGACATAGCGAACTTGTTGCAGCAGCTCTCCATTCCATTTGATATTGTTGAGCATCCGCCGGTGTTTACAACAGAGGAAGCAGACCGCTTTATCGAAGGCATTGAGGGCGCACGGACAAAATCATTGTTTCTGACTAATAAAAAGAAGACAGCCTTTTATTTATTGATCATGGATGATGCCAAACGTCTGGACATGGCTCAATTCAAAGAAATCGTCGGAGAAAGCCGAATCAAAATGGCCTCGGCAGAATCTTTGCTGGAAAAGACGAAGCTCACACCCGGCTCTGTTTCAATTTTTGGCTTACTGAACAATATAGAGAAAGACATTCATGTCTATTTTACGAAAGAGGTCTTGTCAGAAGCACGCATGAGCTTTCATCCAAACGACAACACCAAAACGTTGTTTCTTGCGACAACGGATTTGTTGAAAGTTGTTGAAACGCTTGGCTATACCTACACGATCATTGACTTGTGAGAGAGCTTTTGATAGATGAAACAACGCCCATAATCGAGCATAAAAAACACATGGAATCAAAGTCTCCATGTGTTTTTTGCATTGATTTTCTAGTGATTCTGTATTGGAATAATATATTTAAACAGCAATCGGTCTCTATTTATCGGAATAAATTCTGTGAAGCTGATTTCCAAATAAATCGTTTCTTGTAAAGGAATATTCTCTGTGACGGATAGGATTGAAAGCAGATCATCAATCGTTTCCATTGAATCAAACGAACTATTACTAATCTCTTTTGTATAGAAAACGACACTCTCTATTTCTTCACACACCTCATCCTGATAATGATAAAAAAATACGACCCATTCACCCTCTGCATTCTTCCGAATCAATACACCACCATCCTCAAAAAAATAGGGCAATGACTGGTATTCTCTGATGACGATATGAAAAGCATCTGAAAGACCCAGATTTCTCAAAAGATGGGTTTGATCGATTGTGATATTTCGACGAATTTTCTCCGTTTTTATAATTGGCCGATCCAGTAAAGGAGCCGGCTGATTGAATAGCTTCTGCTGATGCTGCAACACCTTTTCCATCTTCTCTAACTGCTCCTTCTGCTTGGCAATTTCCCCTAGCTGATCCTCGATGATTTTTGCATAGTCCCAGGTTTCTGAATTGGACACTAAATCCTTTATCTCATCTAAAGAATAATTCAATGCTTGCAGTAGTTTGATGGAAGAAACAGTATAAATTTGTCGTTTCGTATAAAAACGGTAGCCCTTTTCATTTTTCTCAGCTGGTTTCAGTATGTCATTTTTATCATAGAAGATAAGTGCTTTCCGCGATATCCCTGAAAAATCCGCAAACTCACTGATTGATAATAAATTTGCCTGCATTTTTTCTCCCCCCTTGACTGTATATTTACTATACAGACTATACTGTATTCATACTAACATGAACGGGGAGAAAGACCTATGAAAAATAAGATTATTTTTATCGATATCGATGGTACTTTAACAGACGACTTTGGCCAAATTCCAGAGAGTGCTTTTCAAGCAATCAGCGCCGCACAAAAAAGGGGACACGAAGTTTTTCTTTGCACAGGACGAGCAAGGCCAGAATACCAGCTCGTTCTAGATGACTTAATTGTCAGTGGTGTTGTGGGTGCAGGCGGCTCCTTTATTCAACTTGCAGACAAAATACTGAGTGAACGCTATTTTTCAGTCGAAGATATCCTTCATTTGACAAATTACTTAGAAAAGAAACAGCTTCACTTTTATCTAGCCAGCAATCAAACGATACTGATCAACGAAGAGCTTCGGAAAAAAATTGACGGTATAGAAGCACTCGTCTCAAAAAAAAGGAAAATATGTATCAAACCAATCGATTATACCAGTCTTATTACTGAAAAAATCAGTAAGATCAATTTTTTCAATAAAAAAATTCCCTTCGATACGCTACTTACTGATTTAGCACAGGATTATACGATTTCGCCAAGCACGATCCAAGCTTTCGGGAAAAATAGTGGAGAAATCATGCCTCCGCGTACATCAAAGCAGATAGGAATCGAATGTGTGCTGCAGCATTTAAATCGTTCCAAAGAAGATACGATAGGGATCGGCAATGGTAGTAATGATGTGCCGATGTTTGCCGGCGTGCACACAAAAATTGCTGTAAGCAGCGCGGATGAAGAGCTGATAAAATTGGCGGACCATGTGACAGCAGCACCACAGGACCACGGGATTTACAAAGCCTTTGAGTAGTATGGGCTGATTTAAGACAGCAAAAGACCGTGCCGCAGCTCCTTTTGAGAGCTGACGGCAACGGTCTTTCTTATATCTAATGGTTGTCTCTAATCAAATTCCTCGTATTCATTCGGGTCCTGATCATCGATTCGTCCATCCGGTCGATTCAATTGGTTGATTCGCTTGATTTCTTCCTGTGTCAGCTCAAAATCAAAAATCGTCAGGTTTTCCCGTTGATGAATCAGATTACGAGATTTAGGAATCGGGAGCACGCCACGTTGATAATGCCAACGCAAGATAATTTGTGCCGGCTCTTTCTCATACTTTTTAGCCAGAGTTTGGATAACCTCTTCACGTAGTGCATCGCTTCCTCTCCCTAAAGGACTCCATGCCTCCGTCAAAATACCTCGCTCCTTATTTTCCTGTACCATCCGTTCCTGTACCCAATAAGGATGAATTTCAATTTGATTAACTGCGGGTGTCACACCGGTTTCTTCAATAATCTTGTCTAAATGCTCCGGCTCAAAGTTCGATACTCCAACAGAACGAATCAAGCCCATTTTTTGCGCTGCTACTAATGCCTTCCAAGCTTCGACATACAAGCCTCGTTTCGGCAGAGGCCAGTGAATCAAATACAAATCAAAATAATCCAGTCCCATTCGACATAAGGATTCTTGAATCATCATCAGTGCATCTTCATAATGATGGTATTTTCCAGGCAGCTTCGTTGTCACAAAAAAATCTGCCCGAGGAATGCCAGAGCGACGAATGGCTTCTCCGACAATTCCTTCACTATCATAATTCGTTGAGGTATCAAGAAGGCGATAACCATCCTGAATCGCAGTCAATATCTGGTCGATCCCCTGACCCCCTCGTATTTGATAAGTCCCTAATCCAACGGCCGGTATCCGATGCCCATCAGTCAATATATAGCTTGGTACGTCCATACTACTATCTCCTTTCAGTCTCTTCTACTTAAAAGGATAGCACCTTTCCTTTGGATTGTTAAAATATATACGTTCAAAAATAATGGTTTTCTAACTCTTTTTAATGGGTTCTCAACCTATTTTTTTCTGGTCGATTTTTGCTGCATTCAAAAACCAATACTGATGATGATCCCCGACCAATGCAGAAAAGGCAACAGGTGTTTTCCCCATCTGTTCAAGCGTTTGAAGCAGATAATTACGTAATACCCATGGCTCTTCCAACGATTGAGCATTCAGCTGTTGTACTTGTCTGATCGTTTCTGCATCCGTATGAAGGTCTCTGGCGATTTGCTCAATTGAACGGCCCGTTAATGCTATATTTTGCTTAAACTCTTCAATAGTATTCTCTTGTTGCTTCACTGTTAATGTCATGATTTAACTTCCCTTCATTCGCATAGTTGTAAATACAACTATTAGATAAACACATCATACGCAGATTTTTTATTCTTGTCAATTTAAAAGTTGTATATTAAACTATTTAATAAAAAAGCAGCTACGAGGTGATATTATGAAATTTGGTATGACAGATAGTCTATTGGAACAGCTTTATTCCATCAACAACTTACAGCAAGAATATATTCAGAAGCGCTTAAAAAAAGTTGGTCTCACGACTCAGCAAGCACGAACACTAAACTATGTGGCTGCAAACTCGGGCACCATTCAAAAAAATCTAGGTATTTATCTAGGGAAGCAGGATGCGACGGTTACCAACCTCCTGAAAACATTGGAAAAGCAAGAATATATCACTAGAAAAATTCCGGATGATAACGAACGGCAAAAAAGACTTTATTTAACAGCTAAAGGTACAGCCATTGTAAAAGAAGTTCAAGCCATTTTCATTGGACTGGAAGAGAATCTGTCTCTCCTGCTTCCACCAGCAGAAAAAACGGAGCTTATGCAAAGTCTTAAAAATATCAGCCAGCAGTTTCCTGAGTAAGAGTAATAGCTCGGATAGTTGCCGGACTTCTACCATTAAGAAAGGAGCTTCACTTCATGTCCTTTGTCCATCATATTTGTATTCAAACCAACGACTATGAACAGTCAGTAGCTTTCTATCAACAAATCGGCTTCACATTAGTAGAAGAAACACCTGATTTTCATGGTCGAAGCTATAATTCTTGGCTGCAGCTACAAGATTTCTATATCGAGCTGCAAACGGGGAAAGGAACCCTGAAACAGCATGACAATAAAGAATACACAGGTATTGCCCATTTTTGCCTCTGGATGCCTGACCTTAAACAGTTCATCCAAGACAGCCAATTTTCTGAAGATGTCTTTATCAGAAAAGACGGGGTAATCATTTATCAAGTACTAGGTGGCTCTCTGTGTAAAGCTCGTGCACCTGAAGGGACAATCGTAGAGTTCCGAGAAAAGCAAGGTGTCTAATTTGTTCGGTCCCACATGAAAAAAATAGTCATCGCTAGCACATAACTACCTATAAAAAGTTTTAGAAAAAGCTTTTTATAGGTAGTTGCTATTTTTTACAGCTTCTCATTTCACTTCCCCAAAAATACGAGCCTCTATAGTTGAAAAAACTGCCTCAGTCTTCTCTAAAGCTATGCTATTTTTTAACAAGTAATAGCAGAAACAACCGACGACTATTGCAATCGTTGCGCCAACAATCACATCCGATGGGTAATGAACGCCAACAAAGATTCTTGAAAGCCCTGCTAGAATAGCCACCAGCAGATACACATACCGACTTTTTGTCTTTGTGTGAAGAAATAGCACAATCATAAAGCTGAAAATAAGCACGGTATGATCACTCGGAAAACTGTTGCCGATGTCTTTTTCGATCAACTGATGAACCTCTGGTAATGCCGCAAATGGTTGCACATGTTCATATAGTTTGCCCAACAGCTTTGCGATGACTTCTGAAATGACAAAAGTGATGATCGAAAGCAGCAACACCACACGATAAGCTGCGTCTTTTCTTTTTTGAAACCATTTAACTACTAAAAAAGCAGCCAGGAAAAATGGAAAATAGGTGGCTACGAACGTTCCAACCGCATCAAGCCAAGCAAATCGATTGGCCAAATTATTAACAGCACGGAATAATTGAACATCTATTGTATACATTTTTTTCACCTCTATATTTTTCTGTATCCCTCTGATTGTCCATAAATCAGACAACCCTATTGTTATTTTGAATAACACCCTCCTTTCTTCAGATTATCATTTTGGATACAGGCTCATTATTTCTTAGGCTTGCCACCGTCGCAAGAAACGAATCGTAGCAACGAAAAAAAGCCCTGACACTTTCCGTGTCAAAGGCTCTGTTGTACGGTTTCTATTTTTTTGTTTTGATTAACAAAATAACTTTTATTATAAAAATCATAAACAAGTACGCTGTTACATAAGGGAGAAACGCTTGAGAAAATAACAGTACCATACCTGTATGAACGCCTAATGAAACCCGATTTCCCCAATGCATCCAATGGTTCTTTTTCATTAAGTATGCGAGTAACTCCGCCAGACCGATCAACCCGATCATACTAAAAATAACCAGAAATATGATCCCTCTGGGTGTCGTCAATTCTGACGAGAAAAACAGGGAAACCATACGAATGATGTCGCCTTCTCTTTCTCCATATAAAGGGAGAAACAGACATAGGAACACTAAGAAATCCAGCAAAGCATAGCTTAGATCCAGAGTTGTCAGACGATCCGAACGATTTTCTGTCTCTGCAACAATCAACAGCTCTTCATTCGATAGCAGTTCATCAATAGACACAGCAAATAACTGAGAGATGCTTTTCAATGAATCGATATTTGGATAGCCTCTGCCGCTTTCCCACTTGGAAACAGCCGTTCTGGAAACGAACAGCCTCTCTGCCAGCTGTTCCTGTGTC from Enterococcus sp. 9E7_DIV0242 includes these protein-coding regions:
- a CDS encoding MerR family transcriptional regulator, which translates into the protein MDHLIKIRDVSSKYDVTARTLRYYEDMGLLDSIRSEEVSYRLYDEQAVRRLEQILILRKLNISIKDIQRIFKASGSEVVLEVLGKKVDTIDDEVALLHELKEIVLDFIKEIEKVNFTDDSNIKQLYDKAKEIETQVTNIDYIGKPSNVSRLIEITDKLDKKVPDVMVVRVPPFRAVSSGEHTWGEIFTPGGYMFQLWQYFHLYQPIFFDCLDFALPKGGDRGEMICSVKEGVTDADVGSFNIIDFPGGLYAMAVSIDEDDESIQKVHDKIAKWVDTTNFVIDDSRDFMFNMPFLDEENQYNNDIERGLGYKQMQRYVPIKLKEGF
- a CDS encoding ABC transporter ATP-binding protein → MFKGTIYLIKFCWQHDKRYIIYLAAIQILSVLTSFLSLIIPKYIIDWIIEPKEIQDILWLITTFLVINLIMSFSLNLLQQQIFSKKIKLFNIFQIEINTKMILADYEELESKEFLNLKEKAYKFMYSDGQGFGQSVETFFSTIGNFLYLLTLIGLVAQLGISIFLLIASITSFILIFEVRAKRKNTYIQLEKVNFERRGMYYSQIMSDYSFGKDIRIDNLGKWLMGKFKYQLDVNEKFYKEMGKNITFSSNLTACMQFLQQIILYIILINRISKKILSIGDFSMYLNAVSNFSSTIKSIMSNIIDLQQYNIYFSEFIKFSELKQEMRIGKIPFKKDESTLVVEFQNVSFKYKNQKEYALKNISFITKNITKIGLVGANGSGKSTLIKLLTKLYMPSEGKILINGLDIQEISYETYSKLFSVVYQDFKLFSFSVKDNICTNHKYIKENFDNAISATSVNDLIEELCEKEETYIYKDFSNKSFSPSGGEAQKIAFSRALYKNSDILILDEPTAAQDPISEKNILSQIEQLSNSKMVIHISHKMLNLKACDVILVLEKGILIEYGSPEELKNSPKSLYNEYLNIQNS
- a CDS encoding helix-turn-helix transcriptional regulator, giving the protein MYEWQKQIQMIVDEIDRCIQNYSDEALTLRFLSRKLGYSEFYTTRKFKEITGMQFRDYLRRRKLAFALKEVRDSEKSILAIAFDYGFSSHEAFTRAFKRMYGTNPSAYRKEPHPVVLRTKINSFDRYFLGLGEIGMVKSTEAIKSYFVTIPAHKFLYVKNTESNGYWDFWQKQSQIEGQDCDTICGLLDSIQGILDDDGGSEPNSGSGHVMAYIIDPEGRLCDWNIPRVESYGVRLPADYEGAVPKQMLLMDVPEAEYIVFEHGPFDYEQENRSVEEQMETAMAAFDFSGTDYVFDPTSGRIIYFYHDPERFWKYIRPVRRK
- a CDS encoding DUF6440 family protein, producing the protein MEKRFEVEKEKSSFGSDIFIITDKLTGVQYLHFRNAASGGLTPLLDSNGKPLVRNIPPQ
- a CDS encoding DUF2268 domain-containing protein — translated: MNTIKITTVDTLSFYNKCVQGNSNEDGYRYELMKPLEKMWQYLNAPMTPKTPGGYDVVMASEMLGIWTPRKDVRLIEAQIDPLKQTGIFEECTNVLTTGIQRFSEIGYPIPVEEFTLAILLGDPENKILMASEGYSGFGGIPGYMLLLVFPTAFNKTRLKSALAHEFNHNIRFTYEPFNHGDVSVEDYLVIEGLAEVFAEQLYGIEQRGPWVQDYDEEEMAYTIEVIKDGREARGFDQVAAYMYGDEVAREQGYSPVGLSRNAGYTIGYHIVKEYLKNTGQTIEQATLTPSKTIVEKSRVFA
- a CDS encoding radical SAM/SPASM domain-containing protein codes for the protein MRVHFIKRKQTHVAYFPDTYRFFSINDTAESLIQSICDEKEFEEVEDIHISKGEYLNFKEQIEGYSKKNPSKLDSKLENQSPIISEKVLSRLAINITNSCNLECKYCYANGGNYHSDEHIMKEETLKTTLDKFFSYYDYIQNIQLFGGEPLMSIRNMEIVCDYVKKINNTQDRKTSIGLVTNGTLINKKFIDLVKKHDLFVTVSFDGHRLVNDINRIYSNGRGTSQVIIDKVSYLKNETNQPGTIEVTYNKSHTDNNVTVKECVDTCNKLFGDIPIHLVPAGGTPEDNFVLDSNTHLIDSVDDIFDEWDDGMTSYSLINRIVQALVSKQGNDGYICDAGIGTLSVGADGGIYPCFMFTDNKDHLLGDINDEALLSSKKAYNILTNLEKFNNKKKNPKCQSCFMNTMCNGCLGLNELNSGQIDKLSETDCDMHKKMAEHIIVRLTENMEKANV